The proteins below come from a single Cupriavidus pauculus genomic window:
- a CDS encoding carboxymuconolactone decarboxylase family protein translates to MTRIPPLQPAEMNDDQRAVHAAIVAGPRGQVRGPLAVWLHRPGLAATAQALGQYCRYDSSLPQRLSELAILVMGQFWRAEFEWWAHKPIALKAGVDEAVVEALRTGAEPAFSREDEATVYAVVRSLNEAHRIPAPLYDRAIAVLGNDAVIDLVGLAGYYTLISMTVNAFEVMPPDGEPLAFDTTPAR, encoded by the coding sequence ATGACCCGCATTCCCCCGCTCCAGCCAGCGGAGATGAACGACGACCAGCGCGCGGTCCACGCCGCCATCGTGGCCGGCCCGCGCGGCCAGGTGCGCGGGCCGCTGGCCGTCTGGCTGCATCGGCCCGGCCTCGCCGCGACAGCGCAGGCGCTGGGGCAATACTGCCGTTACGACTCGTCGCTGCCGCAGCGCCTGTCCGAGCTGGCCATTCTGGTGATGGGCCAGTTCTGGCGTGCCGAGTTCGAATGGTGGGCGCACAAGCCCATCGCGCTGAAGGCTGGCGTCGATGAGGCCGTCGTGGAAGCCCTGCGCACCGGTGCCGAGCCGGCATTCTCGCGCGAGGATGAAGCCACGGTCTACGCCGTGGTGCGCAGCCTCAACGAAGCGCATCGCATTCCCGCGCCGCTTTACGACCGCGCGATCGCCGTGCTCGGCAACGATGCCGTCATCGATCTCGTTGGCCTTGCCGGCTACTACACGCTGATTTCCATGACCGTGAACGCGTTCGAGGTGATGCCGCCCGACGGCGAGCCGCTCGCGTTCGACACCACCCCCGCACGCTGA
- a CDS encoding glutathione S-transferase family protein, translated as MTTVIAPTDDAFTVASSTSARAGELRLCWSPRSPFVRRVMVAAHELGLAERITCIDTVVGMTGCHAQLMRINPLNKIPTLITDDGFVLSDTTLICQYLDGIAPAPRLFPQSHRARMQSMRWHALGHGLTDLLVLWRNERLRPAEQQHAPTLAAWRAKYDATLVTLDREAGTLAGAPLCIGQIAIACAVGYLDFRFPDLAWRDNVPALADWFGTFDRRASMRATLPAGG; from the coding sequence ATGACGACCGTGATCGCCCCCACCGACGACGCCTTTACCGTGGCGTCCAGCACCAGCGCACGCGCTGGCGAACTTCGCCTCTGCTGGTCGCCCCGCTCCCCGTTCGTCCGGCGCGTCATGGTTGCCGCGCACGAGCTCGGGCTGGCGGAACGCATCACGTGCATCGACACCGTGGTAGGCATGACGGGCTGCCATGCGCAGCTTATGCGCATCAACCCGCTCAACAAGATTCCGACGCTGATTACCGACGACGGTTTCGTGCTCTCGGATACGACGTTGATCTGCCAGTACCTGGACGGCATCGCGCCGGCGCCGAGGCTCTTTCCACAATCCCATCGCGCGCGGATGCAGTCGATGCGCTGGCACGCGCTCGGCCATGGGCTGACCGATCTGCTCGTGCTGTGGCGTAACGAACGGCTGCGCCCCGCCGAACAGCAACACGCGCCCACGCTCGCCGCGTGGCGCGCCAAGTACGACGCCACGCTGGTCACCCTCGACCGGGAAGCAGGCACGCTCGCCGGCGCCCCGCTCTGCATCGGCCAGATCGCCATCGCCTGCGCGGTCGGCTACCTCGATTTCCGCTTTCCCGACCTCGCGTGGCGCGACAACGTGCCGGCACTGGCGGACTGGTTCGGCACCTTCGATCGGCGGGCCTCGATGCGGGCGACCCTGCCGGCGGGGGGGTAG
- a CDS encoding Bug family tripartite tricarboxylate transporter substrate binding protein: MQTRTTLRGVLAALALVLLMPAAIAAPITRLVVAFPAGGPADTLARTLSRQLEAELKQTVVVENRPGANGAIAINAVARAATDGSVLFLTSAGAIVINPALYPSLPYDPQKDLTPISLVVNTPEVLVVKPDDNVASAAAFVKRAQSAGKPPSLASTGIGSMPHMAIELFKISTHVNFLHVAYKGAAPAITDTLGGQVDAFFGDTSGLMTYITSKRLRPIGVAAPKRLPFLPDVPTLAEQGIANVEASNWYGLMAPAGTGPDVVKKVNEALRRTLAAPAVRKNLDQLGLEPAPGTPAEFTAIIKADTARWTKLIKSQNIRGE, translated from the coding sequence ATGCAAACCCGAACCACGCTTCGCGGCGTGTTGGCCGCGCTCGCCCTCGTTTTACTGATGCCTGCCGCCATCGCGGCGCCCATCACCCGGCTCGTCGTAGCCTTTCCCGCCGGCGGTCCCGCCGACACGCTTGCCCGCACGCTGTCGCGTCAGCTCGAAGCGGAACTCAAGCAAACGGTCGTCGTGGAGAACCGGCCGGGCGCGAACGGTGCCATTGCGATCAATGCCGTGGCGCGCGCGGCCACGGATGGGTCCGTGCTGTTCCTGACCAGTGCCGGCGCGATCGTGATCAATCCCGCGCTGTATCCGAGCCTGCCTTACGATCCGCAGAAGGACCTCACGCCGATCTCGCTCGTGGTCAATACGCCCGAGGTGCTCGTGGTCAAGCCGGACGACAACGTCGCCAGCGCAGCCGCGTTCGTCAAGCGCGCGCAATCCGCGGGCAAGCCGCCTAGCCTTGCGTCCACGGGTATCGGCAGCATGCCGCATATGGCGATCGAGCTGTTCAAGATCTCCACGCACGTGAACTTCCTGCACGTCGCGTACAAGGGTGCGGCGCCCGCCATTACCGACACGCTCGGCGGGCAGGTGGATGCGTTCTTCGGCGATACGTCCGGGCTCATGACCTACATCACGTCGAAACGCCTGCGGCCGATCGGCGTCGCGGCGCCCAAACGCCTGCCGTTCCTGCCCGACGTGCCGACGCTGGCCGAACAGGGCATCGCCAACGTCGAGGCCAGCAACTGGTATGGGCTGATGGCACCCGCAGGCACCGGGCCAGACGTCGTGAAGAAGGTCAACGAGGCGCTGCGCCGCACGCTGGCCGCGCCGGCGGTGCGCAAGAACCTCGACCAGCTCGGGCTGGAGCCCGCCCCGGGCACCCCCGCGGAGTTCACGGCCATCATCAAGGCGGACACCGCGCGATGGACGAAGCTCATCAAGTCCCAGAACATCCGTGGAGAATGA
- a CDS encoding MFS transporter has protein sequence MTPAGNRPDAALQRVLWLLAPAIALVVGSEFIVVGLLHRMAADLDLPLATAGQLTALFALAAAVAGPFVTLGAGRYAPRRVLIAGLVLFAIGNAVLAATSSFALMLLARIAQGAVLPAFISVGAAEVARLAPPSARGRALARANLGFVLGVLIALPAGIALAEGMNWRLPFIVLAVAPVLMAMAIAVWFPRADAHVAPPAANQLGLLRSGGFIGHLLASVALFAAMFAAYTYLGVWLESVLGLRGEGLALALLAFGAIGLGGNALAGRFADRTPLLATAVVVIALAVSVNAASWTHGLLAAAIPLAIWSLTHTAGVTLSQVRVTLAGAEAPAFAMTLNVSAANLGIALGASAGGWAIDRWSLSALGVVPGGLAVLVLGILYWLDAARGAGVRARAR, from the coding sequence ATGACGCCCGCCGGCAACCGCCCCGACGCCGCATTGCAGCGTGTGCTGTGGCTGCTGGCACCGGCCATTGCGCTGGTGGTGGGCAGCGAGTTCATCGTGGTGGGCCTGCTGCATCGCATGGCGGCCGATCTCGATCTGCCCCTCGCCACGGCGGGACAGTTGACTGCGCTGTTTGCATTGGCTGCGGCGGTTGCCGGCCCGTTTGTCACGCTCGGGGCGGGCCGGTATGCGCCCCGGCGCGTATTGATCGCCGGACTGGTGCTGTTCGCCATCGGCAATGCCGTGCTGGCGGCGACGTCGAGCTTCGCGCTGATGCTGCTGGCACGGATCGCGCAGGGCGCGGTCTTGCCCGCGTTCATCAGCGTCGGCGCGGCGGAAGTCGCGCGGCTTGCGCCGCCGTCCGCGCGCGGACGTGCGCTTGCGCGCGCCAATCTCGGTTTCGTGCTCGGCGTGCTGATCGCATTGCCCGCCGGTATCGCATTGGCCGAGGGCATGAACTGGCGGCTGCCGTTTATCGTGCTCGCCGTCGCGCCTGTGCTGATGGCGATGGCCATTGCGGTGTGGTTCCCACGCGCGGATGCGCATGTGGCACCGCCCGCCGCGAATCAGCTCGGGTTGCTACGCAGTGGCGGCTTTATCGGGCATCTGCTGGCGTCGGTCGCGCTGTTCGCCGCCATGTTCGCTGCCTACACCTACCTCGGCGTCTGGCTCGAGAGCGTGCTGGGCCTGCGGGGCGAAGGTCTCGCGCTGGCACTGCTTGCGTTCGGCGCGATCGGGCTCGGCGGCAATGCGCTGGCCGGGCGCTTTGCCGACCGTACGCCGCTGCTTGCCACCGCGGTGGTCGTGATCGCGCTGGCAGTCTCCGTCAACGCTGCGAGCTGGACGCACGGGTTGCTGGCCGCGGCGATCCCGCTCGCGATCTGGAGCCTGACCCATACGGCGGGCGTCACGCTGAGCCAGGTGCGGGTGACGCTCGCGGGCGCGGAAGCCCCCGCGTTTGCGATGACGCTCAACGTGTCGGCCGCCAACCTCGGCATCGCGCTCGGCGCCTCCGCGGGAGGCTGGGCGATCGATCGATGGAGCCTATCCGCGCTCGGCGTGGTGCCGGGGGGGCTGGCGGTGCTGGTGCTGGGCATCCTGTACTGGCTCGATGCGGCCCGCGGTGCCGGCGTGCGCGCGCGGGCGCGGTAG
- a CDS encoding SDR family NAD(P)-dependent oxidoreductase, which yields MSQQQAGRLAGKVVLVTGAGCVGPGWGNGRAVAVRFAEEGAKVFAADKNLSAMDETIARVRAIAGAEIEAHTCDVTQAAEVKAMVDACVARFGRVDILVNNVGGSARGGPVDLDEEAWDRQIDFNLKSVFLTCKYVLPLMEAQGGGAIVNTASTSGTRWTGAAQVGYASAKAAVIQFSRVVAVEYAKKKVRVNTVIPGQMHTPMVEARLAGQRAGGDVEALLAQRQARIPLGFMGDGRDTANAALFLASDEARFVTGAELVVDGGMSVRCD from the coding sequence ATGTCGCAACAACAAGCAGGCCGGCTCGCCGGCAAGGTCGTACTCGTAACCGGCGCGGGCTGCGTCGGCCCCGGCTGGGGGAATGGACGCGCGGTCGCCGTGCGCTTTGCCGAAGAAGGCGCGAAAGTGTTTGCCGCGGACAAGAACCTGTCGGCGATGGACGAGACGATCGCCCGTGTCCGCGCGATCGCCGGCGCCGAGATCGAGGCCCACACCTGCGACGTGACGCAGGCCGCCGAAGTGAAAGCCATGGTCGATGCCTGCGTCGCGCGCTTCGGGCGTGTGGATATTCTCGTGAACAACGTCGGCGGCTCCGCGCGCGGCGGACCCGTGGATCTCGACGAAGAGGCCTGGGACAGGCAGATCGACTTCAACCTCAAGAGCGTATTCCTGACCTGCAAGTACGTGCTGCCGCTGATGGAGGCACAGGGTGGCGGCGCGATCGTCAATACGGCGTCCACGTCGGGCACCCGATGGACCGGCGCCGCGCAGGTAGGCTATGCGTCCGCGAAGGCCGCGGTCATCCAGTTCTCCCGCGTCGTGGCCGTGGAGTATGCGAAGAAGAAAGTGCGCGTGAACACCGTCATTCCCGGCCAGATGCATACGCCGATGGTGGAAGCACGCCTTGCCGGCCAGCGCGCGGGCGGCGATGTCGAAGCGCTGCTGGCCCAGCGGCAGGCGCGCATCCCGCTCGGCTTTATGGGCGATGGACGAGATACCGCCAATGCCGCATTGTTTCTGGCGTCCGATGAAGCGCGCTTTGTCACGGGCGCCGAACTCGTCGTCGATGGCGGGATGAGCGTGCGCTGCGACTAG
- a CDS encoding amidohydrolase family protein — protein MQTRNDIWDCHTHIFGPYADHPLPPDAVYRPPEAPFAALRALHRSLGITHGVLVQGACYGEDHDAVLTALDTTEGAYRGVALISPDVDEDHLRRMHARGIRGIRLGLMSHLGGKPDAGRMVAQLERIRPYGWHALVHGEVGDVVEALDVLLPQGVPLVIDHMARVEASRGVDYPAFAALERCLAMPNVWIKLSGADRITGGAAPYEAALPIARRQLAAAPERAIWGTDWPHPNIAYPVPDEAGLLAWIRRVCADVFANEAGADAVLRHNPSRLYA, from the coding sequence ATGCAGACACGCAACGACATCTGGGATTGCCACACCCATATCTTCGGCCCCTACGCCGACCATCCATTGCCGCCGGACGCGGTCTATCGCCCGCCGGAGGCACCGTTCGCCGCGCTGCGCGCGCTGCATCGCTCGCTCGGGATTACGCACGGCGTCCTCGTGCAGGGCGCCTGCTATGGCGAGGACCACGACGCGGTGCTGACCGCGCTCGATACCACCGAGGGTGCCTATCGCGGCGTGGCGCTGATCTCGCCCGACGTGGACGAGGACCATCTGCGGCGGATGCATGCGCGCGGTATTCGCGGCATCCGGCTCGGGCTGATGTCGCATCTGGGGGGCAAGCCCGACGCGGGCCGCATGGTGGCGCAGCTCGAACGGATTCGGCCATACGGGTGGCATGCGCTCGTGCATGGCGAGGTCGGCGACGTGGTCGAGGCGCTCGACGTCCTCTTGCCGCAGGGCGTGCCGCTCGTCATCGACCATATGGCGCGCGTCGAGGCGTCCAGGGGCGTGGACTATCCCGCGTTTGCCGCGCTGGAACGCTGCCTCGCGATGCCCAACGTCTGGATCAAGCTGTCGGGCGCGGATCGGATCACCGGCGGCGCGGCGCCCTACGAGGCGGCACTTCCCATCGCGAGACGGCAACTGGCCGCGGCGCCCGAGCGTGCCATCTGGGGCACGGACTGGCCGCATCCGAACATCGCCTACCCCGTGCCGGACGAAGCCGGGTTGCTCGCCTGGATTCGCCGCGTCTGCGCGGACGTGTTTGCCAACGAGGCAGGAGCGGACGCCGTGTTGCGCCATAACCCGTCGCGGCTCTACGCCTAG
- a CDS encoding LysR family transcriptional regulator, producing MEIRDLRMFLTLAEELHFGRAAERLRISQPPLTKHIQQLEAELGVMLFDRNKRSVRLTPSGHALVQEARRIIGQADMAREVVRRAEEGQTGTLRIGFVAALLYVGMEKLIARLERNLAGVETVWEEMGSSEQIEALRHDRIDLGLGQISPGASGAVEMRIHPIARTPLVAALPAQHPLAQRKRIDPADLAGEPFIVIPRESAPAYFDLIVATCLRAGFSPNVRHYARHLLSVASLVALGRGVSLVPRTPERAQLPGVVLKPLAGEPAQAEYSVVWHPSNRSPVVERALGALGVM from the coding sequence ATGGAAATCCGAGATCTCCGAATGTTTCTCACGCTCGCCGAGGAGTTGCACTTCGGCCGCGCGGCCGAGCGTCTGCGTATTTCCCAGCCGCCACTGACCAAGCATATCCAGCAGCTGGAGGCCGAACTCGGCGTCATGCTGTTCGACCGCAACAAGCGCAGCGTGCGCCTGACGCCGTCGGGCCATGCGCTCGTGCAGGAGGCGCGGCGCATCATCGGGCAGGCCGATATGGCGCGCGAGGTCGTGCGGCGCGCCGAGGAAGGGCAGACGGGGACGCTGCGCATCGGCTTCGTCGCGGCGCTGCTCTATGTCGGCATGGAAAAGCTCATCGCGCGGCTCGAACGGAATCTGGCGGGTGTGGAGACGGTCTGGGAAGAGATGGGGTCGTCGGAGCAGATCGAGGCGCTACGCCATGACCGCATCGACCTCGGGCTCGGCCAGATCTCGCCTGGAGCGAGCGGGGCGGTCGAGATGCGGATTCACCCGATCGCGCGCACGCCGCTGGTGGCGGCGCTACCGGCGCAGCATCCGCTTGCACAGCGCAAGCGCATCGATCCGGCCGACCTGGCCGGCGAGCCGTTTATCGTGATTCCGCGCGAAAGCGCGCCCGCGTATTTCGATCTGATCGTCGCGACCTGCCTGCGCGCGGGGTTCAGTCCCAATGTGCGGCACTACGCGCGGCATTTGCTGTCGGTTGCCAGCCTCGTGGCATTGGGCCGCGGGGTATCGCTGGTGCCGCGTACGCCGGAACGCGCCCAGTTGCCCGGTGTCGTGCTCAAGCCGCTGGCGGGGGAACCCGCGCAGGCGGAGTACTCGGTGGTATGGCACCCGTCGAACCGGTCGCCGGTGGTGGAGCGGGCGCTGGGCGCGCTGGGCGTGATGTGA
- a CDS encoding tripartite tricarboxylate transporter substrate binding protein, producing MPDRRTACKWVLSSLAGAAAWRAASAAEPYPDKPIRIVVPYTPGGFNDTLARTVGEKLTAKWKQSVVVDNRPGGNTLIGNSLVAKSPPDGYTLLITPLPFAALPALYGARLPYNATKDFTPVVWAASTQNVLVARNDLNLATVKDIVEFAKKQPGKLNYGSTGSGSSNHLSMELFEKMTGTKLTHIPYKGSGPAVVAMLGGEIDVLFDNLPNVINQIRAGKFRPIAVTGQQRSSLLPDVPTVAEAGVPGYEVNVWFGIQAPAGTPKDIVQRLNAEITKSLAEADVVKRFREQGVEVVGSSPAKFASLVDSEIEKWGTVVRDANVRLE from the coding sequence ATGCCTGACAGAAGAACCGCATGCAAATGGGTACTGTCGTCGCTCGCCGGGGCCGCCGCATGGCGTGCGGCGTCCGCCGCCGAGCCCTACCCTGACAAGCCCATCCGCATCGTCGTACCCTACACGCCGGGCGGCTTCAACGATACGCTCGCGCGCACCGTGGGCGAGAAGCTGACCGCCAAATGGAAGCAGTCGGTCGTCGTGGACAACCGGCCCGGCGGCAATACGCTGATCGGCAACTCGCTCGTCGCCAAGTCGCCGCCCGATGGCTACACGCTGCTGATCACGCCGCTCCCCTTTGCGGCATTGCCGGCGCTGTACGGCGCCAGGCTGCCCTATAACGCGACGAAGGACTTCACGCCCGTGGTGTGGGCCGCCAGCACGCAGAACGTACTGGTCGCGCGCAACGACCTCAACCTCGCCACGGTCAAGGACATCGTCGAGTTCGCGAAGAAGCAGCCGGGCAAGCTCAACTACGGTTCGACGGGCTCCGGCTCGTCCAACCATCTGTCGATGGAGCTGTTCGAGAAGATGACGGGTACGAAGCTCACGCATATTCCCTACAAGGGCAGCGGCCCGGCGGTCGTGGCGATGCTGGGCGGCGAGATCGACGTGCTGTTCGACAACCTGCCCAACGTGATCAACCAGATCCGCGCGGGCAAGTTCAGGCCCATCGCGGTGACGGGCCAGCAGCGGTCGTCGCTGCTGCCGGACGTGCCGACCGTCGCCGAGGCCGGCGTACCGGGCTACGAGGTCAATGTCTGGTTCGGCATCCAGGCGCCGGCCGGCACGCCGAAGGACATCGTGCAGCGGCTCAATGCGGAGATCACGAAGTCGCTGGCCGAGGCCGATGTGGTCAAGCGTTTCCGCGAGCAAGGCGTGGAGGTGGTCGGCAGCTCGCCGGCGAAGTTCGCGTCGCTGGTCGACAGCGAGATCGAGAAATGGGGGACCGTGGTGCGGGACGCCAACGTGCGGCTCGAGTAA
- a CDS encoding mandelate racemase/muconate lactonizing enzyme family protein yields MKITRITAIPLSFRLPEGKTVTMGVGSTLKRDAIVIRVETDEGIVGYGESHPGRSPGAIVSLIHNTLQPLLVGMDATDVVGTWQRVHRMQFSSHGLGAGAALAHSGIDMALWDIRGKAARMPLYQLLGGSRRRIPAYAGGIALGYQPAASLAEEAQSYIEQGYKAVKLRIGDTVKADIERVRHVRKVVGDDIDILTDANTAYTIADVRRVLPVLADIQAGWLEEPFACNDFASYREAARITPVVPIAAGENHFMRFEFAQMLEARAVQVWQPDLSKTGGITEGMRIAAMASAFRIPIHAHSSATGLNHAATLHFLAATENAGYFEACVSHFNPFRDMFGKTFEIGRDGCVVPPEAPGLGVEVDEELFKQYPLIDGPGYVVKFQ; encoded by the coding sequence CGCGTGGAGACCGACGAAGGCATCGTCGGTTATGGGGAGTCGCATCCGGGCCGCAGCCCCGGCGCCATCGTCAGCCTGATCCACAACACGCTGCAGCCGCTGCTCGTGGGCATGGATGCCACGGACGTCGTGGGCACGTGGCAACGCGTGCATCGCATGCAGTTCTCGAGCCACGGACTCGGTGCCGGTGCCGCGCTGGCGCACTCGGGCATCGACATGGCCCTCTGGGATATCCGCGGCAAGGCGGCCAGGATGCCGCTGTACCAGCTGCTCGGCGGATCGCGCCGCCGGATTCCCGCCTACGCGGGCGGTATCGCGCTGGGCTACCAGCCGGCCGCTTCGCTGGCGGAAGAGGCCCAGTCGTATATCGAGCAGGGCTACAAGGCGGTGAAGCTGCGCATCGGCGATACGGTCAAGGCCGATATCGAACGCGTGCGCCATGTCCGCAAGGTGGTCGGTGACGATATCGATATCCTGACCGACGCGAACACGGCCTACACGATCGCCGACGTTCGCCGTGTGCTGCCCGTGCTGGCGGACATCCAGGCCGGATGGCTCGAGGAACCGTTTGCCTGCAACGACTTCGCGTCGTATCGCGAGGCCGCGCGCATCACGCCGGTCGTGCCGATTGCCGCGGGCGAAAACCACTTTATGCGCTTCGAGTTCGCGCAGATGCTGGAGGCCCGCGCGGTGCAGGTGTGGCAGCCCGATCTGTCGAAGACCGGCGGCATTACCGAAGGCATGCGCATCGCCGCGATGGCATCGGCGTTCCGGATTCCGATCCACGCGCATAGCTCGGCCACGGGCCTCAACCACGCGGCCACGCTGCATTTCCTCGCCGCGACCGAGAACGCCGGTTACTTCGAGGCCTGCGTATCGCACTTCAATCCGTTCCGCGACATGTTCGGCAAGACGTTCGAGATCGGGCGCGACGGCTGCGTCGTGCCGCCGGAAGCGCCAGGCCTCGGCGTCGAAGTCGATGAGGAACTGTTCAAGCAGTATCCGCTGATCGATGGACCGGGATATGTCGTGAAGTTCCAATAA
- a CDS encoding Bug family tripartite tricarboxylate transporter substrate binding protein → MPFVKPARAAMRAVTHVLAASVALAISGGLATAQAADYPDKPVRMVVAFSPGGPTDIIARVVARKLGERLSQQVVVDNRPGAGGNIASEQVARSAADGYTLLYNSSSIAISPALFRNPKLDPTRIFTPVAYVATVPLVVVVNAASPIRTPEDFLRELKANPGKLNFGSSGNGTIDHLTSVLFAAKTHTTFNHVPYKGNAAALPDLLSGRLDFMMSGSLNAALPFIRDGRLRAIAATTRQRVSVLPDTPTLAETIVPGFDSGTWQGIVAPAHTPPDVVSRLNREIAAVLQDPDAIAALHAQGAEPTGGTAAAYGQLINTEYARWTQVVRDTGARSD, encoded by the coding sequence ATGCCTTTCGTCAAACCCGCGCGCGCGGCGATGCGAGCCGTCACGCACGTGCTTGCCGCGTCGGTCGCGCTCGCGATATCGGGCGGGCTGGCCACGGCGCAAGCCGCGGACTACCCCGACAAGCCGGTACGAATGGTCGTGGCCTTCTCGCCCGGGGGCCCGACCGACATCATCGCGCGTGTCGTGGCACGCAAGCTCGGCGAGCGGCTGAGCCAGCAGGTGGTGGTGGACAATCGCCCCGGCGCGGGCGGCAATATCGCCTCGGAGCAGGTCGCCAGATCGGCGGCCGATGGCTATACGCTGCTCTACAACAGCTCGTCGATCGCGATCTCGCCCGCGCTGTTCCGCAATCCGAAGCTCGACCCGACGCGGATTTTCACGCCGGTGGCGTACGTGGCGACGGTGCCGCTGGTGGTGGTCGTCAATGCGGCGAGTCCGATCAGGACGCCCGAGGATTTTCTGCGCGAACTCAAGGCGAATCCGGGCAAGCTCAACTTCGGGTCGTCGGGCAACGGGACCATCGACCATCTGACGAGCGTGCTGTTCGCGGCGAAGACGCACACGACGTTCAATCACGTGCCGTACAAGGGCAATGCGGCCGCGCTCCCGGACCTGTTGTCGGGCCGGCTGGACTTCATGATGTCGGGCAGCCTGAACGCCGCGCTGCCGTTCATCAGGGATGGTCGCCTGCGCGCCATTGCCGCGACCACACGGCAGCGCGTGTCGGTGTTGCCCGATACGCCGACGCTGGCCGAGACCATCGTGCCCGGCTTCGACTCCGGCACATGGCAGGGCATCGTGGCACCCGCGCATACGCCGCCTGACGTGGTCAGCCGCCTGAACCGCGAGATTGCGGCGGTGCTGCAGGATCCGGACGCGATCGCGGCGCTGCACGCGCAGGGTGCCGAGCCCACGGGCGGCACGGCTGCCGCGTATGGGCAGTTGATCAACACCGAGTACGCGCGCTGGACGCAGGTGGTCAGGGACACCGGCGCGCGCTCGGACTAG
- a CDS encoding SMP-30/gluconolactonase/LRE family protein — MTTIPTLPMPAVRYPDPAVQALTPAFEKYRLGLAAVERIASGSRWAEGPVWFGDGRYLLWSDIPNNRILKWEEETGIVSVFRSPSGHANGNTRDRQGRLVSCEHGGRRITRTEYDGSITVLMDRFEGRRLNSPNDIVVKSDGSIWFTDPPFGIAGYYQGEQAEQELPERVYRLDPTTGQATVVADDISGPNGLAFSPDERTLYVIESRARPRRIRAFAVTADGALDNSRVLIDAGPGTPDGFRVDVDGNLWCGWGMGTPELDGVRVFSPEGEAIGHISLPERCANLCFGGRHRNRLLMASCTSIYSLYVNAQGAAGG, encoded by the coding sequence ATGACCACGATTCCCACCCTTCCAATGCCCGCGGTCCGCTATCCGGATCCGGCCGTGCAGGCGCTCACCCCCGCGTTCGAGAAATACCGGCTGGGACTCGCCGCCGTCGAGCGCATCGCGTCCGGTTCACGATGGGCCGAAGGGCCCGTCTGGTTCGGCGATGGCCGCTATCTGCTGTGGAGCGACATCCCGAACAACCGCATCCTCAAGTGGGAGGAGGAGACCGGCATCGTCAGCGTCTTTCGGTCGCCGTCGGGCCATGCCAACGGCAATACGCGCGACCGGCAGGGACGGCTGGTCAGTTGCGAGCACGGCGGCCGGCGCATCACGCGCACGGAGTACGACGGCAGCATCACCGTGCTGATGGACCGCTTCGAGGGCAGGCGCCTGAACTCGCCTAACGATATCGTCGTGAAGTCCGATGGCTCGATCTGGTTTACCGATCCGCCGTTCGGCATTGCCGGGTACTACCAGGGCGAACAGGCCGAGCAGGAACTGCCGGAGCGCGTCTACCGGCTCGACCCGACGACGGGCCAGGCCACGGTGGTCGCCGACGATATCAGTGGCCCCAATGGGCTGGCGTTCTCGCCCGACGAGCGCACGCTGTACGTGATCGAGTCCCGCGCGCGTCCGCGGCGGATCCGCGCGTTCGCCGTTACCGCGGACGGTGCGCTCGACAACAGCCGGGTGCTGATCGACGCGGGACCCGGCACGCCGGATGGCTTCCGCGTGGATGTCGATGGCAACCTCTGGTGCGGCTGGGGCATGGGCACGCCGGAGCTCGATGGCGTGCGCGTGTTCTCGCCCGAGGGCGAGGCCATCGGCCATATCTCGTTGCCCGAACGATGCGCGAACCTCTGCTTTGGCGGCCGGCATCGTAACCGGCTGCTGATGGCTTCCTGCACTTCCATCTATTCGCTGTACGTGAACGCACAAGGTGCCGCGGGCGGCTGA